TTTGGTGTGGATTTTGTTGGTTTCTTTGAGGATTTGTGGAGGAAATTCTTTCGCAATTGAGTGGATTGTTATCATTGTATCGTTGTTAACAGGGGTAACGTTATTTGGATTATATAAATCAGATAAGAGAGAAATAGACACAATTCTTGATAAAGTAATAGATTCCTCATGCGAGATTAACTTAAGAGAATATCAAAGACTTTTAGGAGATTAGATACTATGGGAATTATAAAGGGTAAGGGAAGAAAGAGATGGTTGTTACTTGGGATAATCTTTGCTTTTCTCCTTAGTGGCGTGATACACGTTCTATCACCTTTTCCAACAAGAGAATTTAAAACCGACAGGCTCCCCGATAAATACGAAATACCGATTAATACCGGATTTGAACGCCAGGGAAAAAATCAGTGTGCAGCCTTTTCGACAGCTTTTGTTCTAAGGTACTTTGGGCAAAACGTTCAAGGGGCAGAGGTTTATGCTAAAATCCCCTATAAGGTACCGATTTCCGGATATGTTTTGCCCAAGGGAATAGTCACTTATTTTCAGTCTCAGGGGTATAGTCCAGCTATTTATAAAGGGGACCTCAACTCATTAAAGACGAGGCTTGTGCAAGAAAATAGACCGGTTATTGTTTTAGTTGGCAATGGTCTTTTCTGGCAGCATTACATGACCTTTTTAGGTTATGACGATGAAAAAAGTGAGTTGTATTTTTTCGATTCCGGCAGGGATAAGGATGAAAATGCCGGCATTACAGGGAATAGGACAATGACAGAGGATTATTTCTTAAAATGGTGGAGTAATGGTTTACCTGTTTTTAATAATGTTTACATAACTGTGGAGAAAAGGTTGTAACATGTAATGCATAGGGGAATATGAGGTTGTTAGATACTTTTCTAAGGTGTGAGAGTGAATGAAGGTTTTAATTTTTGGCGGAACGGGCTTCCTGGGAAGGCAGCTGACTGAGGAGTTACTCTCTTGTGGTTACCAGGTATCGGTCATTACGAGGAACCGGCAAAGTACTGCCAAGAAAGTTGCAAGTGAGGTTGAGTTGCTGGAGTGGGACAATAGGTCTCCGCTGTCATCAATTTCTAATCTAGAGGCAATTGATGGGGTGATAAATTTTGCCGGGGAGTCAATCGGTAATCGTCGCTGGACGGATTCGGTGAAGCAGGAGATTTTGCAGAGCAGGATCAATGCTACGCGGGCTATTGTTAAGGCCATCAATGATGGGACAATAAAGCCAAAAGTTCTGATTAACGCATCAGCAGTAGGGTACTATGGACCTCGTCAGGATGAAGAGATCACTGAGGGTGAAGCTCCGGGTGAGGATTTTCTGGCTGATGTTTGCCGGAAATGGGAAGCAGAAGCTTACAAAGTTCATAATCCCTTAACAAGAGTGGTAACCATCCGCATCGGGGTAGTATTAGGCAGCCAAGGCGCACTTGCCAAAATGGTAACGCCCTATAAATTCTATGCGGGCGGTCCCTTGGGCAAAGGAGATCAATGGCTTTCCTGGATACATATTCAAGATTTATTAAGGATGCTAAGATTCATTATTGAAGAGGATCAAATAAAAGGTCCGGTCAATGGAACTGCCCCAAACCCGGCAGCTATG
This Desulfosporosinus orientis DSM 765 DNA region includes the following protein-coding sequences:
- a CDS encoding C39 family peptidase, translating into MGIIKGKGRKRWLLLGIIFAFLLSGVIHVLSPFPTREFKTDRLPDKYEIPINTGFERQGKNQCAAFSTAFVLRYFGQNVQGAEVYAKIPYKVPISGYVLPKGIVTYFQSQGYSPAIYKGDLNSLKTRLVQENRPVIVLVGNGLFWQHYMTFLGYDDEKSELYFFDSGRDKDENAGITGNRTMTEDYFLKWWSNGLPVFNNVYITVEKRL
- a CDS encoding TIGR01777 family oxidoreductase, with the translated sequence MKVLIFGGTGFLGRQLTEELLSCGYQVSVITRNRQSTAKKVASEVELLEWDNRSPLSSISNLEAIDGVINFAGESIGNRRWTDSVKQEILQSRINATRAIVKAINDGTIKPKVLINASAVGYYGPRQDEEITEGEAPGEDFLADVCRKWEAEAYKVHNPLTRVVTIRIGVVLGSQGALAKMVTPYKFYAGGPLGKGDQWLSWIHIQDLLRMLRFIIEEDQIKGPVNGTAPNPAAMKDFSKALGEVLGRPSWLSVPEFVLRIALGQMSEMLLHGQRVIPKKVIEAGFEFRFPDLKAAFEDALGNMQVV